A segment of the Mauremys mutica isolate MM-2020 ecotype Southern chromosome 7, ASM2049712v1, whole genome shotgun sequence genome:
CCCcacagggccctgcctcaccccagcaGGGTGCTTGCTGCAGCTTATGGGGAAGAAGCCAAAGAACCAAGCATGAGCTGAACTGATCCAAAGGCCTAGCCTGGGGGAAGCTCCTTCTGGGCTGAGTGGAGTGGGCATGGTACTCCAAGCCCGCTATGGACCTCCCCACACGTGCAGGTGGGCACTGGTGCAGCCTAGCTAGGGGAGCAATGGGCCCCATAAGAGGGCTGCTTGGGATGGGCAGTCCCACAAAGGAGGCTTGCTTCGGGGCGAGGGCTGGGCAGAGCTTTCCTAGAGCTCTGGGCGTCAAAGATCAGTATGGGCCTGCCCCGCCCAAGCTTCCCCATCAACCTGCCACCCAGCAGTctctgcagggagctgggtgggcctggggcacaggcagggggaggagaagaagggcTCCTCACCCCAGTCTCAACCTGTGCTCATGGGCGAAGAGTCCTTGTTGTGGGGAGacagaccccagggctgggctggggcaggtccctggggtgggtggTGCAGACCTCAGGGCTGAGGAAAGCCCCTCGGGTGGGAGGCGCAGACCCCAGGgctcggctgggctgggggagcccctggGGAAGGTAGCACAGACCACTGAGcttggctgggtgtggggaggcccctggagtgggaggtgcagaccccagggctgtgctgtgggaTCCCCTGGGGCAGGAGACACAGACCCAAGGGCTCAGCTAGCCTGGAGCGGACTCCTGGGGTGGGAGATGCAGACACCAGAgctcggctgggctgggggaggtccCTGAGGTGGGGGCACAGACACCAGagctcagctgggctgggggaggctcatggggtgggaggtgcagaCTCCAGGTTGAGGGCgggtgccctggctggggctgtctcTGTGTGGGCGGGCGGTGTGTTCCTGAGCGCAGCTAGGGCCCGGGTATATGGGTGCTGCACTGGGCGCTGCCCAGCATCCATAGCAACAGCCTGGCAACCTGCTCTGGCTTCCCAAACAAGGGCaggcagagctgagctgagctgcatCCAGTCTCTCAGAACTGCCTCTTGGGGATTCATGGGGCCGCATGGGCACCAGTccttcctgctgctcctggcccTCTGTGCCACAGGTAGGCAGCTTGGTACTGAGCGATGGGCCACCCACTTGGTAACAGGGGGAATCCACCTTCCAGCCTCCCTTACCCGGGTGCTGAGGGCAGGTGGAGGGCAtggctctgccccagggagccagcACAGCCAAAACCCTGTGTCACCGgcatccctcccaccccaagaaGCCAGCACTGCCTGAGCCCCATGGCAGCGGCAGTCCCGCGCCCCAGGGACCCAGCACCACATGAGCCCAATGGCACTGGCAGCCCTCACCCCATGAAGCCAACGCAGCCAATGTCCCATTGCACCGATAGGGTCCCCACAGGGTGCAGTCAGTGTTGAGGAGCTATCCATCCAGGGAGgggtgccagaagctgggagaagTTGCAAGTCTTGGCTGGACAGCAATGGGCATGAGCCATCCTGGATAACACTGTCTCCTTCTGCTTCCAGGGGCCTTCGTCAGCGCCACAGGTAAGAACTGAGTGGCCAGGAACTGCAACCAGCAGCCCTAGTGGCCCGCATGCCCGGATGTTtgcccaggtgtgtgtggggtgtgtgtgtgaacccacccaggtgtgtgtgtgtgtgtgtgtgtgtgtgcgtgtgggtgTGCCCATGCGTACGTGTGCCAGGTGTATGCTCCCCCTCCCTTGTCCACCCACTCGGACAGCACTCCCCTTCCGTCTCCACCCCCACAGTGGACAGCgtgtcccctctccctccttcccccagacaGTGCTCCCCATCTACCTCTATCCCCTGGGACAGTGCTCCCCTTCCACCTCTGCCCCCTCAGACATCTGCCCCCTCAGACAgcgctccccctccctctgcccccttggACAGTGCTACCCCGCCCTGTCTGCCCCCTAGGACAGCATTCCTCACCCCCTCCATTCCCTTGGCCTACACTCCCCCATTCCCTCAGCCCCCGGGACAGAGCTCCTTCTCCCTGTTCGCCCCCTCGGACAGCGCTCCCCCTCTCTCTCCGCCAACCTCAGACAGCCCTCCCCGTCTGTCACAGAGTCctcgggcgatgctctggaactactccatacgaagccagtcaggactctgggggagccttctctctctgagcatactgtctccagggcaagaagctcacacagcttccaccttcctggatctgacctcagagcattcagcatccccttccacaccgtgcgcttcctgcagtgagtccgCCTGGGTgaggctcctggggaagccagagggctctgcaccccactccactgtcagacgtgactctcagccagctggtaaaacagaaagtttattagtcaacaggaacacagcatagaagagaacttgttagcacagaaatcagtgactttcagccaagtccatcttgtgaggaggggagcccagagccagggctctggtcCTCCCCCTGTGCCCCAAGCCATCAGAGACTGACTTGCTGGAAgctgcctggccccagctctgcccgtTGCTCCGCCTTTGTCTCGCTTCCCGGGCTAAGAGTCACCTGGTCGGATCCCCaccctgggtctcaggttacgaagGGCCTGACATAGCATTAGTGCAAGCAGCTGGAAAATCCCCTGCAAAAGTCATACCCCCCCTTAGTCCCACCACCTAGACATTGAcgcaatacacagggaaactgaggcacgcacagCATTCATGaaaaacagtaagactcacataggctcacatacaacataataagggagaatccccacttcgtcacaccctctCCCTCCGCCACCTGGACTGTGCTCCCCCTACCCTCCGCCCGCTCAGACAGTGCTTCCTGTCTCCCTCCGCCCTGCTAGACAGCTCTCCCGCCCCCTCCGCCAGCCTAGACAGAGCTCTCCGTCCCTGCCTCTGGATAGCGCTCCCCTTCTCCATCCGCTCCCTTGGACAGCGgtccccctctccctctgccccctggacagagctcctcctctcccttcacCCACTGGACAGCACTACCCTTCTCCATCCACTCCCTTGGACAGCACTCCCCATCTTCCTCTGCCCTCTGGACAGAGCTCCCCATCTCCCTCTATTGCCTTGGACAGCACTCCgcctccccctctgccctcctGGACAGCactccccgctctgccccctcaGACagcgcttctccctccctctgccccctcagATAGGGTTCCCCCCTCCGTCCGCCCCATGGACAgcgctccctctccctccccctggacAGCActacccctctctgccccttggcccacactccccctctccctccgtcctcctccccctctccctctgccccctgaTCAGTGTTCCCTCTGCGCCCTCGGACACCTCCCCCTCCGTCCCCCTGGACAGCGctccccttttctctccactTCCTCTGTAATGATGCTGCCCTTGATGGGACGCAACTGAGAGTActaattcaggacaaattgcttagagcagggcaagcacagcccaaggctggggtcctttgcacaccaagacaaaccaaaccagccaaacagagaagacttaggttttaccccactggctagcCAGATGttatacaagcaattcccttagacactccagtttcccagtatcaccaccaatgCCACTCATTATGGGGCTGAATGGGTATGACAACCAAtatcccagtaaaagaaaaaaggttctcctgatcccaaagggccaagccccagacccaggtcaaattataacttagatcttacccaaaatacacccttatagccaattcttattaactaatctgaaatttattaaaaaagaaaagatagggAATTGGTTGAAATACAGATTTGAGTTCAATTTCTTGAGGtccagatacatagcagagatggtcaGTTTACAGTTGCCAAAcgttcttttagaaatagtccatagtccatattcagggtgactccagtcagtgactggggactCAATTCTTATGGCTTagggtttccccttcttgaaacccaaagcagatctgagatgaagatggatcgtgtcccagggtttttatacatttccagcagccttttggcctgaaaaAACAATAAGCTTAAcgttccttctcccaaacatcatggcaattagcacagggtaatttatccattaaacagtacaggttaccacaatcttcaaagagaaatatagacaataatactgtttcactcaagtgtcttcctaaatatcaatactcctttttaaaaatctttgaatcaaagccatGACAAGACTTGTTttcttacatcacaagacctgaacaAACAGCTACCATTCTATCTCTAACACTGCaggcttgcatttcaaagctctattcatttacatatcttcctaacaaGTCTTTAAAGTTTGGCCATGGGTCATGTTAATCTGTGAGTTAATTAAgtctttctggccctgtgtcaccgttcaatgagatattatatgttatgttatattacactcataatgtCTCACCCTCTGACAGCGCTCCCCCACCCGCTCCATTCCCGTGGACAGTgctccccctccttctctgccccccctTGGACAGCgcgctccctcccccttccttccctctcgGTCTAGACagcactccccttccccatcgATCCCCCTCGAACagcactccccctctccctccatcctcctggacatgctccctctccccctccttccccctggaCAGcagtccctctccctccccctcagaccacactccccctctccctccactcccctgGACAGTGCTCCCTCTCTTTCACCGCCCCCCTGGACAGTGCTCCCCCTCTCACTCTgaaccccccacaaccccagaCAGCGCTATCCCCTCTTCTCACTTGTCATTAGCCGCACAGCCCGCACAGGTGTGGGGTGgtgtggcccaggccctgtccGCGCAGGCACCCGTGGGCACAGGTGcagccacacacacccagctgtcCCTGATGCTCTGGGGGTTTCATGGGTGCctgctgtggcaagggctggatGGGCTCATTCTGCACCTCTCTGTGCCAGTGCTGTCCGGCCTGCCCACCACAGTGAGCGTGATGGAGAGTGCAGGACCGGGTACGATCATCGTGGAGTTCAACTTGACCTGCCAGAATGAGAGCAgcgtccccacccctgcccctacCCTGCAGAGCACCCCACCGACCTCCTTCTTTAACCAACCCACCGTCACCCACCACACGAGCCCAACTGTCCACTACAGCGTGCAGGTACGTGCTGCTGTCCACAGTCTCCAGGAGGACAGACCTAGGCCCCGCTGGCAAGGCAGCCCAGCCTGGAagtgccctgtggggctgtgctggcAGGTGCAGACCCCAGACACCGGCAGCATTAGGCCAGGGCAAGGTCGGCCTGGAGGCCTGAGCTCAGTGGGGACAGGATCTGCAATGGGAACAAGGGGCCAATGTGCTGTCACCGTGCCCCCAAGGGCGAGGGAGGGGTATGTGCACCCCCTGAGGGCGGTACATGATGCTGGGCAGTGAAGACCCAGGCGCCAGGGTCCCGGGCAGCCCAGTCCACACAcagccagctcccccagcctctgaGCCAAAGGCCCATTCTGAGCCAGTCAGCACCTTGCCAGCCCAGGCCTAGGAGCTGTGCCCAGCAGGGTTGCACCAGCCTGGCACCCAGCATCCTGGAAGGGCAAGGGGGGTATTTCAGACACACAGCTCTGGCTGCCAGTCCACTGGCTCCTGGCACCCCTTGGTGCCAAGGGCCCAGAACCCATCCTGTGCAGTGCCAGGTCCCAGCCCCAAGCTCCTGCTGGCCCAGTGCATCCAGcgccaagtccctgccccctcttcccccgccccccgggacaGCAGGCTAGCAGCAGAGCCACTGGGAGCAGAGCCTGCACGGCCTCCACCAGGGGCTCCCCATGGTTCCAAGGGGGCCCAGGGTTCTGCTCTTGGTGAGGAGCAGGCCCACTCCCTGTATGGCACCCAGGGGTGAGAGAAGTGCAAAGAGGGAGACACAGGGGGACTAGGAGGGGGCTGCGGGCTGGGTCTGAGGCTGGGGAGTCTGGAACAGGAGCCCTCGCTGCATGCGGGATGAGGGGCGGAGAGGCAGGGCCCCATTACATGCGGGGtcaggggcagggcctctctGACATGCGGGGTTGAGGGCGTGGCCCCCTTACATGCAGGGTCAGGGCCCCGTTTCGTGCGGGGTCGGGGGGAAGGCAGGACCCTCTTACATGCAGGATTCCAGGCAGGGCCCCATTACATGTGGGGTTGAGGGCGGGCCCCGTTACATGCAGGGTCGGGGGCAGGGTCTCGTTCCATGCGGGattgggaggaggcagggccccGTTCCATGTGGGGTCGGGGGCAGGGCCCGCTGAATGGGGGAGGCTGGCATAGCCTCTGCTCGGTGCCAGAGCCTGCTGAGTGCTGGGGTTTCTGCTAGATCACGCTGAGCCCCAGTGCGGCGCTGGATGCTTGGCAGGTCAATCAGTACACACTGACCCTGGAGGCCACCTGCCCAGGGGAGATGCCTGCCAACGGCCAGCTCTTCGTCCAGATCCACACAGTGGATGGCCCCCCCCAGTGCATGGCCAGGTTTGCTAGCCAAGGTaagtgcccagcccctgcactcccctgctcagcccctgcactccCTTGCCCAGTCCCagtgctctgccccagccaggccctgcactctgccctgcccagccccagtgctctgccccagccaggccctgcgctctgccctgcccagcccctgtgctgtgtgcccagcccagccctagtGCTCTgtcccacccagcccctgcactctgAGCCCAGCGCTCTCCCCTGACCAGCTCCAATGCTctgccttgccctgcccctgcatTCTTTCCTGCCCACCCCCTGCGCTCTGTGCACCGCCCCTGTGCCCAgtgctctgccccacccagccTCTGTTCTCTGAGCCCAGCACTCTCCCATGCTCAGGTCCTGCGCTCCGCCCTGCCCCTGacctctgccctgccccgcccctgcgcTCTCAcctgcccaacccctgccctctgccccaaccAGCCCCTGCACTATGAGCCAAGtgctctcccctgcccagcccctgtgccCTGTGCCCAGCACCTGCGCTCTGTGCCCAGTGCTGCCAGGGGCGTTGGGGATCCAGACCAGGATGGGGAGCCCTGCCAGGACAGAGGGGGCACTTCTGGTGCTAACAGGACTCGCCTCCTGGCTCTTTCTGCTCTTGGCCAATGGGACCCAGTGCAGAGCGTGGGGAGGTGGGTCCAGGGTGGGTGGAGCGGCCTCTGAGCCCACTCCGCCTGGATCTGTGCTTTCCTGCAGTGGGGGAGCTGGTGCAAGTCCCAGAGGATGTGGCACCCCTGACGCCCATCTACACCGTGGTCCTGCGGCGGCCGGCTAGCGGGCTGAGTGTGAGCATGGAGCTGAGCCTGGCCTCCCATCCCTGGACGGGTGCTATGGGATGGCCCTGCACAGCCTGAGCCTAGGGAGCGAGGGTCTGACAgggcccaggggtgggggagaggctgtgggggcagggggatcgGATGGGGCCCAGTAGCAGGGGAGGTGCTGTAGGGGAAGGGGGATCCAACAGGGCCCAGTGGTGGGCGAGGGACTGTGGGGGTGTGGGGATCCACCAGGGCCCAGTTGGGGGGGAGTGGCTGTAGGTGTGGAGGGATCCAACAGGGCCCAGTGGAGGGGGagaagctgtgggggcagggggatctgATGGGGCTCACTGGCGGGGaagggctgtggggatggggagaatCCGAGGGGCCCAGTGGCAGGGGAGGGTCTGGTCCAAAGGGACCCAGTGGTTAAGGAGGGGCTGTTCTGAGCTGGGGGTCTCGGTAAGGGGTATCTGGTTCTCTGGCTCAGCCCCTCTCTCCATGGCAGTTCACCATAGAAGACAATGACACGCCCCTCACCATCGACCACACCGGGCAGGTGCTGGCACCAGGATCGGGCTTCATCCCAGCCCATGCTGGCCAGGTGAGTGCTAGGGTCTGCCCCTGCTTGGGCAGCCTCCAGCCCTGCCTTCTCAGGGTAAGCCCATCACCCCCAGGCCTGCTTCTGGGGCATGCCctccccgagaaccccctgtcacggagtatgggggagtcaggccctgcacccctcttcctgtgactctcagccagccagtaaaacagaaggtttatagGACAACAGGAATGCAGTCTACAGCAGAGCCTGTAGGCACAACCAGgcccctcaatctggtccttctgggggttcggAGAGTTTagatcccagcttgggattccctgaattccactACCCAGCcccaaaaccgaaactgactaaccctctccagcaggctctcttccgTTGTccagcttccccctccaccctgcctggctcaggtttCAGGCTCAGGTACGGTCcatcacctaaagtcaccccctgctctcccatcccccacacggACAGTTCCTACTTCatcacacacccccatccccggGTACTCCATCTACCCCCAGACCCCTCCGAGAAcaccccacctcctctccccaggccagggctccctccccgcacccccatgGCTCTggggctcccccttctctccaGCCATCTGGGGAGAGCTGATCAATGCCCATGGGGCTTCAGGCCCCCCGAGCCCACAAGCTCCCTCTCTGCCCTCACCCATGGGCCCGCAACGCAGCACCAGAGCTCAGCGGCACTGCCCCATGCAGCATGGCCCAGGCCAGGGTCCTGCCAGCCTCACCCAGCACCTGTGTCTCCAGGCGTTCAGGCTGCAGATCCTGGTGACTGACAGGAGCAGGAGAAACTGCAGTGGGGCCGTGACAGTGAGGGTGCTGCCCATCCACCACCCCCACATCAACTTCACGTAAGGACACAGGTTGTGGGGCTTGGAAGTGTGGGTCACAggggtgctggaggcaggggtgtggggtaATGTTCCCAAGGTGTATGGCGCAGGGGGCAGAGTTgtgggatgtggggtgcagggtgatgtgtgcaggggtcaggggtatggggtgcagtatttggggcacagggggcagagttgtggggcagggagatttggggcatgggggtgctggggggcagcggtATGGGGCGCAGGGGTGTGGGGCACAGGGTGATGTTTCCAGGATGTAGGGCATAGAGTTGTGGGGTGTGGGGATTTGGGGTGCGATGGTGTCATGGAGTCACCGAGGCGATACTCTGGAACTACTCCCTATGAAGCCAGTCAGGTCTCTGggagagcctcctctctctgagcatactgtctccagggcaagaagctcacatagCTTCAACCTttctgggtctgacctcggaccATTCAGCGAGatcttccacactgtgcacttacCGCAGCGAGTCAGTGATTCACATAGGCTCATAtacaaaacaacaaaagaaaatccCCACTATGTCACAGGACATGTggattacagggtgatgtgcacAGGTGATGTGTGCAAGTGtgatgcttataagaagcacacaggatctttttcaggggaaaaggcaatacactACATTTCctgaagatacaacaattagcatatgcttTCAATTACACTCACACTCTGTCCCATCAgtcaatgttatagttaccagtccagagtccggatcaatctagtggccagctaggttgatcacgggTAGGTAGGAGCCGGGTTCTGTTGGTCGCGACACGACATtccggggaagtcttggcaggacaaaCCCAAAGTTTCAGGGTAAGGCACTCTgtttttatagtatcagaggggtagccatgttagtctggatctgtaaaagcagcaaagagtcctgtggcaccttatagactaagatgtattggagcatgagctttcatacatgcatctgatgaagtgggtattcacccacgaaaactcatgctccaatatgactgttagtctataaggtgccacaggactcttttctgtttttatagtgattttccttcattgggaccaataAGTTTTGCACGGTCATGCTGTATTCAATTGTTGTTTGACGACTTAAATTGTTTTTCTCATCCTTTATCTTATTCTTTCATGAAGTCTCTCAGAGAGTTATCCCATGGTGTTTTGGGTCACAGCTATCCTGTCCCCAatgataggtgcctgtctcatctttagagtcgtcaatctgccctcctctCACATTTCAATAGGGGTGTGTTGCAGCCTTCTGGCCCCCTTGTGTCTGTCTCCAGTGCTCCCTAGAACATCTGGTTTGGTGttggccttcacacttatctcATAACACACATATtccttattcacacacaaaacagaattgatTTACGCAGAACATTTTGAACgggaacatcaaattgcaatgcagaagaaaaacaatCATGGCTATATTATTATcttattattctttatccttcattctaaattatacaaaatacaaacaataaatccTACTACTACACTGGGAGTAGGGATGAGGGGCATGGAGTGCAGTTATTTGGGGCATGGGGGcaagagtttggggtggaggggtgtgGGGCACAGGGTGATGTTCCCAGGGCATAGGGCGCAGGGGGAAGATTTGAAACacaagggggcaggggtgtgggctgcAAGAGTGTGGAGTGATGTTCCCAGGCATAGGGCGCAAGGCTAGGCCTGGAGGGGCAGGTATCAGGGGGCCGTACGCAGGCAGCACAGTGCGGCTGGGCAGCAGACCCATCAGCCATGCTGGCGGGCGGGCTCTTAGAGAGCATGTGGCAGCCTCCCGGTCCTGCTGGGGACCATGAGTGGGGTGAGGGTGCCTGGGGCAGGTGTTGAGTGGGTGCCTGGTGGTGGCGAGGCCAGCGGTCGCTGGGCTGACCTCTGCtgtgtggtgggcagggtggagtGGCGCCACGTGGCCGTGCTGGAGAAGAGAGGTGCCATGCAGCTTATCACGCAGGTCCAGGCCCAGGGGGACAACGTGCGCTATGAGATCATCGCCCCGGCCGCCCACAGGCTCTACACCATCGATGCAGGTGAGCCACgctgctgccccaggccaggCATACGGCCCTGGGGCTCCCTCATAACATGGCGGGGCCATGGCACATCTCTGGGATCCCCCAATATCGTGGTGGAGCCGTCGCCATTGCCATGTGTCTGCCCCCCCATACCGTGGCAGGGCCGTGGCCAGGGGAGCTGTCTCTGCACCCCTCCATAACGTGGCAAGGCTGTGGCTGGAGGGCATCTCTGAGATCTCCCAATACTACTGTGGCAAGGGCGTGGCCAGGGACgtgtctctgccccaccccataACATGCCAGGGCCATGGCCGCAGACATGTCCATAACATGCCCATAACATGGCGGGGCTGCGAAGCTGGCAAGTTTCCCTGAGGGCAGCCCTTCCCATCAATCCCTGTCCCTGCCTTGGGGTACTGAGGGCTGCAGAGGCCCCATCCTGGTGCTGAGCATGTGGTGGTACCCTCCTGTCCTTGGCAGTGACTGGCGAGCTCCGCAACACCTACCAACTGGACCTGCAGCGCTCCCCAGAGGTGGCACACACCCAACTGCTGGTGCGGGCCTACAACATGCTGCACCCCAGTGACAGCGACACCATGGGCCTCAACATCACTGTGCTGTCCACCAACACACTGGCACCCCGCTGCTCGCCCGCCGTCTTCCTGTAAGGCTCCCTGCCCTTGCCCCCGCATCATGGCTGGGAGCCAGATTCTGCCCCTGGTtctgccctgctctgggagggcagtgaggtctagtggttgtgggaggggggtgtgaagctaggactcctgggttctgccccagctCTAGGAGGGCAGTGAGGTCTAATGTTTGGGAGgggtggagccaggactcctgggttctatccccagcagtGACACACCCTACATTGCAACGCTGGCCAGGTCCCTGTAGCTCCCCTTGCAGAAGGGGCTGCTGCCTGGGGTGCGGGGAGATCCTAGCCACAGGTGGCCCTGGCTGAAGCGTCATGCAGATGGGCCCTGAGTGCTGGCCACAGGGCTGCTGGGTGCACGCCTGGCACTAGGGCAGGAGAGAGGCCCCCCTCCCTTTGCCCATGTCCTGTgggcccttccccttccccactggTAACCCCAGTCCTCCTTCTGCCAGGGCTCAGGTACCTGAGGACACTCCCATCGGCTGGACTCTCGTGACGCTGACATGCATGGACCCAGATGCCAGGAACAGCTCCCTGCGCTACCAGGTGGAGGGCGACCAGCACTCACGCTACAGCTTCCGCATGCAGGGGCCACAGCTGCAGGTGAGCCCagcgggcagggcctgggcacgCCTGGCCAGTGCCAGTTGCCTTCTGCAGTCAGCAGGGCATCATGGGGCACTTCTGGGGCCTGGTCTGTGGGATCCGGACTGCTCCATCTAGCGAcccgcagggagcccagctgtgaactgcctgggctctatccccagctctgggagggggattggggctagtggttagaactgggggagcagggctgggagccaggcctccTTGGCCCTATctctagctctgggagggggcaggggagggggctggggggctgggagccaggacttctggttTCTATCCCCAGGACCCCAGCTCTGGAAAGGGAGTggaggctagtggttagagtgggagggagggggcctgggagtcaggactcgaGGTTCTCTCCCCAGTAGGGCCCATGTGGGGTTCAGGGGGAGGCATGGGTATGGCAGGGCCCAGCGGGCAGCCCTGACTGTGGGAGTTTCAGTTTCCAGCCCCTGCACCTCTGAGCTGCCTGAGTTTGAATCCCACAGGTCAACGACACCCTGGACTACGATTCAGCTGCCAGTGCCCGCTTCCAGTACGTGGCTACCATCTTGGTGACAGACAGTGGGCAGCCCCCGCTCAGCAGTGAGTGTCCCCGCTCCGCTGATCCCCGGCCTGGCCCAGGCCCCCTCAGTCCAGTCgcacagggagggcaggggcAACTGAGGGCAGCACGAATCCCAGCATAACCCTTAGCCAGAAGGTGCATCCATAGGGGACACAACTTCCAGAATACAATGGGGTCATGAAGCACCTCTTTACCACCCACGGAGCTGTCAGCAAGAAACAACCTTTCCAGTCCCCAAGAGCCTGgtccgggtgtgtgtgtggaggttgTTACCCTCCATTCCCAGACagccccctcatccccccccgaACCCCAGACAGCACAGCCTTGTGGGGCTGGTCCCCCCATCCCTAAACAGTCTGGCCACAGGGGCTGatccctcccacatccccagaCAGCCCAGGCCCCGGGAGCTGATATCCCCCATCTccagacagcctggcccctgggggctggtccccccacatccccagacaGCCCAGTCCCCGGGAGCTGATCTCCCCCCATCTccagacagcctggcccctgggggCTGGTCCCCCCTCATCCCCAAACAGCCCAGTCCCCCGATTCCGCCCCCATCTCCAAACAGCCCAGCCCCGGGAGTCtggtcccccccatccccagacagCCCGGCCCTGGGAGGCTGGTCACCCCCATCCCAGACAGCCCGGATTCACtaggcaatgctctggaacta
Coding sequences within it:
- the CDHR4 gene encoding cadherin-related family member 4 isoform X2, whose amino-acid sequence is MGPHGHQSFLLLLALCATGAFVSATVLSGLPTTVSVMESAGPGTIIVEFNLTCQNESSVPTPAPTLQSTPPTSFFNQPTVTHHTSPTVHYSVQITLSPSAALDAWQVNQYTLTLEATCPGEMPANGQLFVQIHTVDGPPQCMARFASQVGELVQVPEDVAPLTPIYTVVLRRPASGLSFTIEDNDTPLTIDHTGQVLAPGSGFIPAHAGQAFRLQILVTDRSRRNCSGAVTVRVLPIHHPHINFTVEWRHVAVLEKRGAMQLITQVQAQGDNVRYEIIAPAAHRLYTIDAVTGELRNTYQLDLQRSPEVAHTQLLVRAYNMLHPSDSDTMGLNITVLSTNTLAPRCSPAVFLAQVPEDTPIGWTLVTLTCMDPDARNSSLRYQVEGDQHSRYSFRMQGPQLQVNDTLDYDSAASARFQYVATILVTDSGQPPLSTRVPVLVTVTPKNEHSPACPASTMFSVPEDAAFGDTVGQVNGTDLDYPFNNIEYSIAGGAGANPPAFYIGPRTGEIHVLGPLDYESKQVYILTVQLRDVANDADPRHQRSVLCDITIQVQDTNDQPPRCTPPFQEFFIYSTRDPSLPLVQLQCSDEDKSTVLPLTYTLVGGNTNGRFRLAGNTLLHFAFSYPPDSIREPHTFELLVEVTDSLSTPHHSTTATLVVHVTPWATTTPSTTTTRTTLQKEPLVVTRTERFWAPSPWFVALLTVSMVLLLVVLAWLAWKLLGSYRSGLPLQQQHRSAPLGLSRHHPPWSEWTQPLPPTAPSPCTGSEWAQPHPGLSGLSLPLPESSQHSFCGQAMAGSLEWGRL